Proteins from a genomic interval of Gluconacetobacter diazotrophicus PA1 5:
- a CDS encoding helix-turn-helix domain-containing protein yields MNARANKARSKNAPVYPSVGRVLTKLEADISLARWARKISVDDFAASMGVSRSTLHRLEKGDAGVPPDISARRS; encoded by the coding sequence ATGAATGCCAGAGCCAACAAAGCCAGATCAAAAAATGCACCGGTCTATCCGTCTGTCGGTCGGGTGCTCACGAAGCTTGAGGCGGACATTTCACTTGCGCGCTGGGCCCGGAAAATCTCGGTTGATGATTTCGCAGCTTCCATGGGTGTCTCCCGCTCAACCCTGCATCGTCTGGAGAAAGGAGATGCGGGGGTACCACCCGATATATCTGCAAGGCGTTCTTGA